Below is a window of Thermodesulfitimonas autotrophica DNA.
AAGGGCTTCCCGGCACTCAGGGAAGCCTTTTAGTTTCGCGCCGTTTTGCCTGCGTTGCTATCCAATCGATTTCGCAGTCTTCGTTCAAAACCACGCCGTAGTCCGCAAGGGCCGCCTCACGCGACACAAGGCCATTCTTCACATCCCGCCGCACCGCTTCCGGAGCGCGGGCGCGCGGGTCACCAAAGCCACCGCCACCTGCCGTTTCTAAAATAACCGTCGTCCCGGCAGGCACCGTCAGGGTAAATTTCCCCGGCATCACTTCCCAGTCGCAGCCGGGACGTTTAAGCAGGCAACGGGAATTTCTGCCCGGCAAACCTCCGGCCAAGCCCCAGGGGGTAAACGAACTACGCTCCGTGCTTACCGAAACAGTAGCTTCCCGCAACAGCGTAATCTCGCGGCAAAGCCCGCAGCCGCCCCGGTACTCGCCAGGGCCTCCAGAATCGGGGACCAGACCGTACCGCGCCACCAGGAGCGGGTACTCCATCTCGATAACCTCAACGGGAGTGTTCAATGTATTGGTCATATTCACGTGAACGCCATCCATTCCGTCTTGGCCGCACTTACCCCCCTGCCCACCGCCGTAAGTCTCGATGTAGGAATAGTAGCGCCCCCTACTATCCAGACCGCCGATAGCGAAGTTGGACATACTCCCGGTTCCTGCCGCAGCCACCCGCTCCGGTACAGCCTGGGCCAAAGCACCGAACACCACGTCGGCGATCCGCTGCGCCGTGTTGATGTTCGCGTGGGCTACGGGAGCGGGAAACGTAGGGTTTACTAAGGTCCCTGGCGGCGTAATCACCGTGAGCGGGTAGGCAATCCCTTCGCTCGCCGGCAACTCAGGATCACAGACGGCCTTCACCGCGTAATAAACGCAGGCCAGGGTGACGCCCCGGGTAGCGTTAACTGGCCCTCTCACCTGGGGACTCGTCCCCGTGAAATCGACTTTGAGGCCCTCCTCCCCGATCGTGACTGTAGCCGTAATCCTTATCGGGTCGGCGGTCAGGCCGTCGCCCTCAAGATAATCGGTAAAGGTATAAATCCCCGGCGGCAACTCTTTCAAGGCCTTGCGGAAGCGCCGCGCCGCATAGTCAATAACCGCCCGCAGGTAGCGCTTTAATTCCGCGCCGCCAACGCGCGCCGCCAGTTCCGCAAGCCTCCTGGCACCCACCGTATTCGCGGCTATCTGGGCCTGAATGTCCCCCCAAAAGGTAGCAGCGTTCCGAACGTTTTGCGCCAGCACGCGCAGCAACTCTTCGTTGAGCTTCCCGCCCTGCGAGAGCTTGACCGGAGGGATGCGGATACCCTCCTGAAAAATCTCAGTGGCGGTCGTCGCCATACTTCCAGGAACCATCCCGCCTACGTCCACGTGGTGGGCAAGATTGGCCACAATGCCCAGCAACTCTTCCCCCATAAAGACGGGCGAAATCAGACAGATGTCCGGCAGGTGCGAGCCGCTGATGTAGGGGTCGTTGATGATAATCGTATCGCCTGGCCTGAGCGTCTCGGGAGGATAAAACTCCAGCGTCTTTTTTACTACGGTGGGCATCAGCCCCAGGTGGAGCGGGATATGCTCCGCCTGAGCCACAAGCTCCCCGCGCGCCGTATAGATAGCCGTGGAGCAGTCCCGCCGGTCCTTGATGTTGGGTGACAACGCCGTCCGGGTTAGGGTGACCCCCATTTCCTCAGCTATCGCTTGCAGCGCGTTCCGCAGGACCTCGAGCGTTACCGGGTCGATCTCCAATCAGCATCCCCCGTTTCGATGATGATGTTCCCCCATTCGTCCCCGTAAGCGCGGTCGCCCGGCCACAACAGGGTGGTGGAATCGGCCTGGGTGATGACCGCCGGCCCCTCCACCGCCCAGCCAGCACCAACCTCACTCCGGCGGTAAACAGGCACCGTCACCTGCTCCGCCGCAAAATAAACCCTTCTCGCCCCACAGGGTGCAGGTGGTGATACGCCCTGCCGCGCCGGCGGTTTCAGGGACGGCAATCGCCCCGTCGCCACTAACCGCAGCGCCACCACCTCAACCGGCGCCTCTTCCCGCGCGTAGCCGTAAAACTGGATGTGCAACCCGTGAAAGGAACGGGTAAGGGCGCCCGCAAAATCCGGCACCGCCGGATCGGGCAAGGGGAGAGTCAACGCGGCGGACTGCCCCTTGTAACGGAGATCGATCAAGGGCGCAAGCGTGATATCCTGGGCCGCAAATCCCTCCCGGAGGAGATCCTCCCGCCCCCGCCGGGTGAGTTTGCCTGCGAGTTCCGCCAGTTCCGCCTCCATTCCCGGCCGTAGCTCTTTTACCCAGGTGAGCGTATAATCCCGGCGAAAATCAGCCGCAAGCATCCCCCAGGCAGAGGTAATCCCGGGAAAGGGCGGCACCAAGACGCGGCGGATGCCTAATTCCCGGGCAAGCTCCACCGCATGCAGCGGTCCCGCGCCGCCGAAAGCAACGAGAACAAAGTCCCGCGGGTCATAGCCTTTCGCCACCGAAACGACCCGCATCGCCCGCACCATATTCGCATTTACCACGCGGACA
It encodes the following:
- a CDS encoding hydantoinase B/oxoprolinase family protein gives rise to the protein MEIDPVTLEVLRNALQAIAEEMGVTLTRTALSPNIKDRRDCSTAIYTARGELVAQAEHIPLHLGLMPTVVKKTLEFYPPETLRPGDTIIINDPYISGSHLPDICLISPVFMGEELLGIVANLAHHVDVGGMVPGSMATTATEIFQEGIRIPPVKLSQGGKLNEELLRVLAQNVRNAATFWGDIQAQIAANTVGARRLAELAARVGGAELKRYLRAVIDYAARRFRKALKELPPGIYTFTDYLEGDGLTADPIRITATVTIGEEGLKVDFTGTSPQVRGPVNATRGVTLACVYYAVKAVCDPELPASEGIAYPLTVITPPGTLVNPTFPAPVAHANINTAQRIADVVFGALAQAVPERVAAAGTGSMSNFAIGGLDSRGRYYSYIETYGGGQGGKCGQDGMDGVHVNMTNTLNTPVEVIEMEYPLLVARYGLVPDSGGPGEYRGGCGLCREITLLREATVSVSTERSSFTPWGLAGGLPGRNSRCLLKRPGCDWEVMPGKFTLTVPAGTTVILETAGGGGFGDPRARAPEAVRRDVKNGLVSREAALADYGVVLNEDCEIDWIATQAKRRETKRLP